In Marispirochaeta aestuarii, the following proteins share a genomic window:
- a CDS encoding carbonic anhydrase, whose protein sequence is MDYLFEGVKEFSSQDFTHFRELFEKLGKKQSPHSLFIGCSDSRVVPHLITKTLPGELFIIRNIANVVPFYRASEEYLSTTSAVEYAVKMLNVENIIVCGHSNCGGCNALYMSEEELANTPHTKKWLELARPVREKIEKDPELMKDAVKREWVTEQLNIVEQMNHLLSYPYIRERYDKQEINILGWYYLIETGEIFNYDKDDKVFKKIE, encoded by the coding sequence ATGGATTATCTGTTCGAAGGTGTAAAGGAGTTTTCATCTCAGGATTTTACCCATTTCCGGGAGCTTTTCGAGAAGCTCGGCAAGAAGCAGTCCCCCCATTCTCTGTTTATCGGGTGTTCCGATTCCAGGGTTGTCCCGCATCTGATAACCAAGACTCTGCCAGGAGAGCTTTTTATTATCAGGAATATCGCCAATGTGGTCCCCTTTTACCGGGCTTCCGAGGAGTATCTTTCGACAACCTCTGCGGTGGAGTATGCGGTCAAGATGCTGAATGTGGAGAATATTATTGTCTGCGGTCATTCCAACTGCGGGGGCTGCAATGCCCTCTATATGAGCGAAGAAGAGCTTGCCAACACTCCCCACACGAAAAAGTGGCTGGAGCTGGCACGACCGGTCCGGGAAAAAATCGAAAAGGATCCTGAGTTGATGAAAGATGCGGTAAAACGTGAGTGGGTTACCGAACAGCTCAATATCGTCGAACAGATGAACCATCTGCTGAGCTACCCGTATATCCGTGAGCGCTACGATAAACAGGAGATCAATATTCTGGGCTGGTACTACCTGATAGAGACCGGAGAGATTTTTAACTACGACAAGGACGATAAGGTTTTTAAAAAGATAGAGTAA
- a CDS encoding TRAP transporter substrate-binding protein, translating to MKAMKTLMQIVLVLLLASTLIYAEGSKESAGGSADKTYEMSISYGGASGGEDDISAKEFKKRIEEKSNGRIEVKLYGNEQLGKEVDIVNMLELGNVDMAIMGTTVHQQAAPEYNIWSAYYIFKNSDEVMHVLNGSIGDRVEKAMLDNKGIRIIGYGLRGPRHLTSLRPIRKASEVQGLKIRIPLQPIYVESWKALGAQPQAIAYGELYMALRQGIVEAQENPLAYIYAPHFDEVQDYVNQTAHQRAFFTYVVSEKFFQKLPADLQELVLEEGEGITQFHNDLLAAGEEDYKKKLQEKGMEFIEVDVDSFQQALKDIPNQFADSWVDGLYDDIKAEIANM from the coding sequence ATGAAAGCCATGAAAACACTCATGCAGATCGTCCTTGTTCTGCTCCTTGCATCCACACTGATCTATGCTGAAGGCTCCAAGGAGAGCGCCGGCGGCAGTGCGGACAAGACTTACGAAATGTCGATTTCCTACGGCGGAGCTTCCGGCGGAGAAGACGATATTTCCGCAAAGGAGTTCAAGAAGAGAATCGAAGAGAAATCCAACGGCAGAATCGAAGTTAAACTCTACGGCAACGAACAGCTGGGAAAAGAGGTTGATATCGTCAACATGCTCGAGCTCGGCAACGTAGATATGGCCATTATGGGAACCACGGTTCACCAGCAGGCCGCACCGGAATACAACATCTGGAGTGCCTACTACATCTTCAAGAACAGCGATGAGGTTATGCACGTCCTGAACGGATCCATCGGTGACCGTGTCGAGAAGGCCATGCTCGACAACAAGGGCATCCGGATCATAGGCTACGGACTCAGGGGGCCCCGGCACCTGACTTCTCTCCGGCCCATTCGCAAAGCCTCCGAGGTTCAGGGTCTCAAGATCAGAATTCCCCTCCAGCCCATCTATGTAGAAAGCTGGAAGGCCCTCGGCGCCCAGCCCCAGGCAATCGCTTACGGCGAGCTCTACATGGCCCTGCGCCAGGGTATCGTTGAAGCCCAGGAGAACCCCCTTGCCTATATCTACGCTCCCCACTTTGACGAAGTCCAGGATTACGTAAACCAGACCGCTCACCAGCGGGCCTTCTTTACCTACGTTGTCAGCGAAAAGTTTTTCCAGAAACTCCCCGCCGATCTTCAGGAGCTTGTACTCGAAGAAGGCGAAGGAATTACCCAGTTCCACAACGATCTGCTGGCTGCCGGAGAAGAAGACTACAAGAAAAAGCTGCAGGAGAAGGGCATGGAATTCATCGAGGTGGATGTAGATTCCTTCCAGCAGGCCCTCAAGGATATTCCCAACCAGTTTGCCGACAGCTGGGTAGACGGACTTTACGACGACATCAAGGCTGAAATCGCCAACATGTAA
- a CDS encoding TRAP transporter large permease: MLTVVLITMLLGFLLGIPVAITLGLATLSYFFMNPGLPMVNIPLRFVTGAESYTLMAIPLYMLAGNIMNSTGVTDKIFRFTRALVGHYTGGTAQVNILASFIFSGMSGSALADASGVGKVLIKAMVDEGYDVEFSAAVTGASATIGPVFPPSIPMVLIGGVAGISVGKLFIGGIIPGIMLAIYMMVLVYFISKKRNYPKRSKASLPELGKEFWGALPALSTPVVILGGILGGLFTPTEAGVVAVFYALVIGIFVYKQRDFGKIFQMFVDTAKGTASIMFIVGAAYSLAWVFSKEQVGILLTDGITALSSNPTVVLILILLGFLAAGCVLNPSANIIIFVPMLMPLVMSVGIDLVHFGVLATLVLMIGLVTPPLGLSMFIICEITGLTTMQFTKGMLIFFVALLAVVVTMVFVPATITWLPQVIIGG, from the coding sequence ATGCTTACGGTTGTATTAATAACAATGCTTTTGGGCTTTCTCCTGGGGATTCCCGTCGCCATTACCCTTGGCCTGGCAACCTTGTCGTACTTTTTCATGAATCCCGGACTGCCCATGGTTAACATTCCCCTGCGATTTGTAACCGGAGCAGAATCATACACCCTTATGGCGATTCCCCTGTACATGCTTGCGGGGAACATCATGAACAGCACCGGGGTAACCGACAAGATCTTTCGTTTTACCCGTGCCCTCGTCGGCCATTACACCGGCGGAACCGCCCAGGTGAATATTCTCGCCAGCTTTATCTTCTCAGGAATGTCCGGCTCCGCCCTGGCGGACGCCAGCGGCGTGGGAAAGGTACTCATCAAGGCCATGGTCGATGAAGGCTACGATGTCGAGTTCAGTGCGGCGGTAACCGGAGCCTCGGCAACCATCGGACCGGTATTTCCCCCCAGCATTCCCATGGTACTGATCGGCGGTGTAGCGGGAATCTCCGTTGGAAAACTCTTTATCGGAGGAATCATTCCTGGAATCATGCTGGCCATTTACATGATGGTTCTGGTCTATTTTATCTCCAAGAAACGGAACTACCCCAAAAGAAGCAAGGCCAGTCTTCCCGAGCTCGGCAAGGAGTTCTGGGGCGCCTTACCTGCCCTGTCCACACCGGTTGTAATCCTGGGAGGGATTCTCGGCGGATTATTTACCCCCACCGAAGCCGGCGTCGTCGCGGTCTTCTACGCCCTGGTAATCGGCATATTCGTTTACAAACAGCGGGATTTCGGAAAGATTTTTCAGATGTTCGTTGATACGGCCAAGGGAACGGCCAGCATCATGTTCATAGTCGGGGCGGCCTACTCCCTGGCCTGGGTTTTCTCGAAAGAGCAGGTGGGAATTCTTCTTACCGATGGCATTACCGCCCTTTCGTCGAATCCTACGGTTGTGCTGATCCTGATACTTCTGGGATTCCTTGCAGCGGGCTGTGTACTGAATCCATCGGCAAATATCATCATCTTTGTTCCCATGCTGATGCCCCTGGTAATGAGCGTAGGAATCGACCTTGTACACTTCGGTGTACTGGCAACCCTGGTTCTGATGATCGGACTGGTAACGCCGCCTCTGGGCCTGAGTATGTTTATCATATGCGAAATAACAGGCTTAACAACGATGCAGTTTACAAAGGGAATGCTGATCTTTTTTGTAGCTCTGCTGGCAGTTGTAGTCACCATGGTATTTGTTCCGGCAACCATCACCTGGCTGCCCCAGGTTATCATAGGCGGGTAG
- a CDS encoding TRAP transporter small permease translates to MEKKLVRILETICGAFLVAMVALLFAQVGTRYILQGSLLWAGEIAVWFFVWITYLGAVILYINKKHIIVDILTTFLPEKVNKTIEMISSVIILIFLLIVFKESIPVVISYSKQTATSIALSKKYLFSSLTVSTGLMILYTIYSFIRKLRRR, encoded by the coding sequence ATGGAAAAGAAACTTGTTCGTATCCTCGAGACCATCTGCGGAGCATTTCTTGTGGCCATGGTGGCACTGCTCTTTGCACAGGTTGGAACTCGATACATTCTCCAGGGGTCTTTGCTCTGGGCCGGAGAAATCGCCGTATGGTTCTTTGTCTGGATAACCTATCTGGGAGCGGTAATTCTCTACATCAACAAGAAACATATTATCGTTGATATCCTGACCACCTTTTTACCGGAAAAAGTAAACAAGACGATCGAGATGATTTCTTCGGTTATTATTCTCATTTTTCTGTTGATAGTATTTAAAGAATCGATTCCGGTTGTAATCTCCTATTCAAAGCAGACAGCAACCTCTATTGCACTGTCAAAAAAGTACCTCTTTTCTTCCCTTACCGTTTCTACCGGTTTGATGATTCTTTACACAATCTACTCATTCATCCGAAAGCTCAGGAGGCGTTAG
- a CDS encoding GntR family transcriptional regulator, with protein sequence MNKNQIIEDIKKKIRNEELLPGAYLIERDLCEHYGVSRTPMREILFNLVNTGLVVQQRGKGFSVRKLDIKQLFEIFEARESIEAMAAKLCCQKASKADHQELRNIRDQLEAIDANAHADEGVKLGRAMHRKIIETAGNSLLSEFHEKLNNMVTLTANMTQKISGIEVDSRTYHIYIINAILEGNEEMSEQYMREHIIMTCQHLLHSLYPNYSGLPVGTGSN encoded by the coding sequence ATGAACAAGAACCAGATAATTGAGGACATTAAAAAAAAGATTCGCAACGAAGAACTCCTCCCCGGTGCATACCTGATCGAACGTGACTTGTGCGAGCATTACGGCGTCAGCAGGACCCCCATGCGGGAGATCCTCTTCAACCTGGTCAATACAGGGCTTGTTGTACAGCAGCGGGGAAAGGGCTTTTCCGTACGCAAGCTGGACATAAAGCAGCTGTTCGAAATCTTCGAAGCCCGGGAGAGCATCGAGGCCATGGCGGCCAAGCTCTGCTGTCAAAAGGCCAGCAAGGCCGACCATCAGGAACTCAGAAACATCAGGGACCAGCTGGAGGCTATTGATGCCAATGCCCATGCCGACGAAGGCGTAAAGCTCGGCCGGGCCATGCACAGAAAGATAATCGAAACTGCAGGGAACTCTCTGTTGTCGGAGTTTCATGAAAAGCTCAACAACATGGTAACCCTTACCGCCAATATGACCCAGAAAATCTCAGGCATCGAGGTGGATTCCCGGACCTATCATATCTACATCATCAACGCCATTCTCGAAGGCAACGAGGAAATGAGCGAGCAGTATATGCGGGAGCACATCATCATGACCTGTCAGCATCTGCTTCACTCGTTGTATCCGAATTACAGCGGATTACCGGTGGGAACCGGTTCAAATTAG